One part of the Glycine max cultivar Williams 82 chromosome 14, Glycine_max_v4.0, whole genome shotgun sequence genome encodes these proteins:
- the LOC100811167 gene encoding protein DETOXIFICATION 33, with product MDSPLLENIDNSTTYVEEKKTLNSVVKKFGFESKKLWKIAGPAILTSICQYSLGALTQTFAGLVGDLELAAVSVENSVVAGLAFGVMLGMGSALETLCGQAYGAGQSTMLGVYMQRSWVILFVTALILLPLYIWSPPILRLFGQTAEISDAAGKFALWMIPQLFAYAINFPMVKFLQAQRKVLVMLWISVVVLVLHTFFSWFLIFKLGWGLIGAAITLNTSWWVIVIAQLLYIFITKSDGAWNGFTWLAFSDLFGFVKLSLASAVMLCLEFWYLMILVVITGRLKNPLVPVDAISICMNINGWDAMIAIGFNAAISVRVSNELGAGDFKAAKFSVWVVSITSVFIGVVAMIGVLSTKDYFPYLFTTSVPVANETTRLAALLGVTVLLNSLQPVLSGVAVGAGWQSLVACINIVCYYVIGLPAGIILGFPLGLGAEGIWSGMIAGIVLQTTILIIVTSIRNWKKEAEEAESRVKKWGGAIAYDQ from the exons ATGGATTCTCCCTTACTAGAAAACATTGACAACTCTACTACTTATGTTGAGGAGAAGAAGACACTGAACTCTGTTGTTAAGAAATTCGGGTTTGAGTCGAAGAAGCTATGGAAAATAGCAGGCCCTGCTATCCTCACCTCTATATGTCAGTACTCACTTGGTGCACTCACTCAAACATTTGCTGGCCTAGTTGGTGACCTTGAACTTGCAGCAGTTTCTGTTGAAAATTCTGTTGTTGCTGGCCTCGCCTTTGGAGTCATG TTGGGAATGGGGAGTGCCTTGGAGACTCTGTGTGGGCAAGCATATGGTGCGGGACAGAGCACGATGTTGGGTGTGTACATGCAGAGATCATGGGTCATCTTGTTCGTCACTGCCCTTATTTTGTTACCTCTTTATATTTGGTCACCTCCCATCTTGAGGCTCTTTGGACAGACGGCTGAGATCTCAGATGCTGCTG GGAAATTTGCTCTGTGGATGATACCTCAGTTGTTTGCATACGCTATAAACTTTCCAATGGTTAAGTTCCTACAGGCACAGAGGAAAGTGCTGGTGATGTTATGGATATCAGTAGTTGTTTTGGTGCTGCACACATTTTTTAGTTGGTTTCTTATATTTAAGCTTGGATGGGGCCTAATTGGAGCGGCAATTACTCTCAACACATCATGGTGGGTCATTGTGATTGCACAATTGTTGTACATTTTCATCACTAAGTCAGATGGAGCTTGGAATGGGTTTACATGGCTAGCATTTTCGGACTTGTTTGGTTTTGTAAAGCTTTCTCTGGCTTCAGCTGTTATGTTATG CTTGGAGTTTTGGTATTTGATGATACTGGTGGTGATAACAGGGCGTTTGAAAAATCCTCTAGTACCAGTTGATGCCATATCTATCTG TATGAACATAAACGGTTGGGATGCCATGATTGCAATTGGGTTCAATGCTGCTATAAG TGTGAGAGTATCAAATGAGCTGGGGGCTGGTGATTTCAAGGCTGCAAAGTTTTCAGTGTGGGTGGTTTCCATCACATCAGTGTTCATAGGTGTTGTTGCCATGATCGGAGTGCTATCAACCAAGGATTACTTTCCCTACTTGTTTACCACCAGCGTTCCTGTTGCCAATGAAACAACTAGGCTTGCTGCTTTGCTCGGTGTCACAGTGCTTCTAAACAGCCTTCAACCAGTCCTATCAG GTGTTGCTGTTGGGGCTGGCTGGCAATCTCTAGTAGCATGCATCAACATTGTGTGCTACTATGTTATTGGATTACCGGCAGGGATAATATTGGGATTTCCACTTGGTCTTGGAGCAGAG GGTATTTGGTCAGGGATGATTGCTGGCATAGTTTTGCAGACTACAATCCTTATAATCGTCACTTCAATACGCAACTGGAAAAAAGAG GCTGAAGAAGCAGAGAGCCGCGTGAAAAAGTGGGGAGGAGCAATTGCATATGATCAATGA
- the LOC100811697 gene encoding 30S ribosomal protein S9: MAVSLSALTTSLSSLSFSSHISQRPCTLSFARTESLSLSVSPFPKTPSSLVVTATALAEPETEDLKKYVKSRLPGGFAAQTIIGTGRRKSAIARVVLQEGTGKFIINYRDAKEYLQGNPLWLQYIKVPLITLGYESNYDVFVKAEGGGLSGQAQAISLGIARALLKVSEDHRAPLRQEGLLTRDSRVVERKKVGLKKARKAPQYSKR, from the exons ATGGCGGTTTCTCTATCGGCGCTCACAACCTCCCTCTCTTCACTCTCCTTCTCTTCCCACATTTCCCAGAGACCCTGCACTCTCTCCTTCGCCAGAACCGAATCCCTCTCTCTCTCCGTCTCCCCCTTCCCCAAAACCCCCTCCTCCCTCGTCGTCACCGCCACCGCACTCGCCGAACCGGAAACTGAGGACCTGAAGAAGTACGTCAAGTCGAGGCTCCCAGGTGGATTCGCCGCGCAGACAATCATTGGCACCGGCCGCCGTAAGAGCGCCATCGCTCGCGTCGTTCTTCAGGAAGGAACCGGCAAATTCATAATCAATTACCGCGACGCTAAG GAATATCTTCAAGGAAATCCATTGTGGCTTCAATACATTAAGGTCCCCTTAATAACTTTGGGATATGAAAGTAATTATGATGTTTTTGTCAAAGCTGAGGGTGGTGGCCTGTCTGGTCAGGCTCAGGCAATCTCTCTTGGCATTGCTCGTGCCTTGCTGAAGGTGAGCGAAGATCATAGAGCACCTTTGAGACAGGAAGGACTTCTTACCAGAGATTCCAGAGTGGTTGAGAGGAAGAAAGTTGGTCTCAAGAAAGCTCGTAAAGCCCCTCAATATTCCAAACGTTGA
- the LOC100810977 gene encoding type IV inositol polyphosphate 5-phosphatase 11 gives MGNQLCKGSKTRSKRRPMGFIHNQASPSHIGIRTVGVEKACSFSIDSDLCISIVTWNMNGQVTFEDFAEMVGSNREFDLLAVGLQEAPPCPRNKVATLLSAALDESHTLIGKVIMQSLQLYLFGLKDAGSFINELKVDKQSVGGCGGIIGRKKGAVAIRINYKGIRMVFISCHLSAHARNVEERNSQCRHISHSLFSKFWNPYSRPSHITIWLGDLNYRLQGIDTYPARSLIEQNLHRRLHGKDQLLQEAGRGQIFNGFCEGTLNFKPTYKYNKGSSNYDTSHKIRVPAWTDRILFRIEDENKMEATLHSYESMDEIYGSDHKPVKAHLCLRLRQIPTN, from the exons ATGGGAAACCAACTTTGCAAAGG AAGTAAAACAAGGTCGAAGAGAAGGCCAATGGGTTTCATTCATAACCAAGCTTCACCCTCTCACATAGGGATAAGAACTGTGGGCGTGGAAAAAGCTTGCAGTTTCTCCATTGATTCAGATCTTTGCATCTCCATAGTTACTTGGAACATGAATGGCCAG GTTACGTTTGAAGATTTTGCTGAAATGGTTGGCAGTAACCGCGAGTTCGATCTTCTAGCTGTTGGCTTGCAAGAGGCTCCTCCATGTCCACGAAACAAAGTCGCAACTCTGCTTTCAGCAGCTCTTGATGAAAGTCATAC CCTGATAGGTAAAGTTATCATGCAATCTTTGCAGTTATACCTGTTTGGGCTAAAGGATGCTGGATCGTTCATTAACG AATTGAAGGTAGACAAACAATCTGTTGGGGGCTGTGGAGGAAtaattggaagaaagaaaggggCTGTAGCCATCCGTATCAACTACAAAGGCATTCGAATGGTGTTCATCTCGTGCCACCTCTCTG CTCATGCTCGCAACGTGGAAGAAAGAAATTCACAATGCAGGCATATATCACACTCCCTCTTTTCAAAGTTCTGGAACCCATATTCTAGACCATCCCATATTACAATTTGGTTAGGAGATCTAAACTACAGGCTTCAAGGGATTGATACATATCCTGCTAGAAGTTTGATAGAGCAAAACCTTCACCGG CGGTTGCATGGCAAAGATCAACTCTTACAGGAAGCTGGTCGAGGACAAATTTTCAACGGTTTTTGTGAGGGAACATTGAATTTCAAGCCAACTTATAAGTACAATAAAGGAAGTAGCAATTATGATACAAGTCATAAG ATACGAGTGCCTGCATGGACAGACCGTATATTGTTCAGAATTGAAGACGAAAACAAAATGGAAGCAACCCTACATTCGTACGAGTCGATGGATGAAATCTACGGTTCTGATCATAAACCAGTTAAGGCACACCTCTGCTTAAGACTTCGTCAAATTCCAACTAATTAA